Proteins from a genomic interval of Quercus lobata isolate SW786 chromosome 11, ValleyOak3.0 Primary Assembly, whole genome shotgun sequence:
- the LOC115966631 gene encoding uncharacterized protein LOC115966631, with translation MEVVQLANTEQEIHVEVKVIASNLSWILSAMYASPRSAERYILWENLIKVAGLHNKSWVIAGDFNEPLLGEDKFGGRPVSISRSLLFKDCLDKCNMVDLGFSGPRYTWTTRRDLNNLIQERIDRFFTNLSWCLLYPEARVTHLTRCHSDHCPVLIEAVPKRVTHLNRPFKFQSFWLSNPSFLGVVMTAGSHTRNLSALIEKFTSEMTQWNKNQFGNIFEKKRRLIVTTQTCTSEFRA, from the coding sequence ATGGAGGTGGTGCAGCTGGCTAATACAGAGCAGGAAATCCATGTGGAAGTGAAGGTAATTGCTTCTAACCTTTCTTGGATTCTGTCTGCTAtgtatgctagtcctaggaGTGCAGAAAGGTATATTCTGTGGGAAAACTTAATTAAGGTTGCAGGTTTACATAATAAGTCGTGGGTGATAGCCGGGGATTTCAATGAACCCCTATTGGGTGAGGATAAATTTGGAGGAAGACCTGTTAGTATCTCGAGATCCCTCCTATTCAAAGACTGTTTGGATAAATGTAATATGGTTGACCTGGGATTCTCCGGTCCTAGATATACGTGGACAACTAGGAGGGACCTGAACAATCTCATTCAAGAGAGAATTGACCGATTTTTCACGAACCTAAGTTGGTGCCTATTGTACCCAGAGGCTAGAGTAACACATTTAACTCGATGCCACTCTGATCATTGTCCGGTTCTCATAGAAGCAGTTCCTAAAAGAGTCACTCACCTTAATAGACCTTTCAAGTTCCAGAGCTTCTGGTTATCTAATCCTTCGTTTCTTGGGGTTGTGATGACGGCAGGGAGTCATACTAGAAATCTCTCGGctttaatagaaaaatttacAAGTGAAATGACGCAGTGGAACAAGAATCAGTTTGGTAacatttttgagaagaagaggAGGCTAATTGTCACGACCCAAACCTGTACTTCAGAGTTTAGAGCATGA